A genomic segment from Nicotiana sylvestris chromosome 1, ASM39365v2, whole genome shotgun sequence encodes:
- the LOC104235959 gene encoding protein CER1-like 1 — protein sequence MEEAIIEADQKGIQVLSLGLLNQEEKLNNNGELYIRRNPQLKVKVVDGMFNNVDQIQTMLKLEVVTLDEEEYKRLNTKLTPEAATNLVLSKSYNVSKTWLVGDGLSEDEQLKTPKGTLFIPYSQFPPSKARKDCFYFSTPAMIPPKHLENIDSCENWLPRRVMSAWRIAGILHALEGWKEHECGNMMFDIDKV from the exons ATGGAGGAAGCAATCATTGAAGCAGATCAGAAAGGCATACAAGTTTTGAGCCTTGGACTCTTAAATCAG GAAGAGAAGCTGAATAACAATGGTGAACTTTACATAAGGAGAAATCCTCAGCTGAAAGTGAAGGTGGTAGATGGAA tgttcaacaatgttgatcaaatccaaacaatgttgaaacttgaggTTGTCACGTTAGACGAAGAAGAGTACAAGAGACTTAACACAAAGCTAACCCCTGAGGCTGCAACTAACTTGGTCCTGTCGAAATCTTATAATGTTTCAAAG ACATGGCTAGTAGGGGATGGATTGAGTGAAGATGAACAATTAAAAACACCAAAAGGAACATTATTCATTCCTTATTCACAATTCCCACCAAGTAAAGCTCGTAAGGATTGCTTCTACTTCAGCACACCAGCTATGATTCCTCCAAAACATCTTGAAAATATAGACTCTTGTGAG AATTGGTTGCCACGAAGGGTGATGAGCGCATGGAGAATAGCTGGAATTTTGCATGCCTTGGAAGGTTGGAAAGAGCACGAGTGTGGCAACATGATGTTTGATATTGACAAAGTATGA